A genomic segment from Ptychodera flava strain L36383 chromosome 8, AS_Pfla_20210202, whole genome shotgun sequence encodes:
- the LOC139138782 gene encoding RING finger protein 11-like, whose amino-acid sequence MGNCLRSSTTDDISLLNGGDRSPGAESRGPPPPYQEAAPVYYPSPNQRRPANQLTEEEQVRIAQRIGLIQHLPTGMYDGSKKNRECVICMTEFVYGDSIRILPCMHIYHIDCIDDWLMRSFTCPSCMEPVDAALLVSYDQNQSP is encoded by the exons ATGGGGAACTGTCTCAGGAGTAGTACAACCGACGATATATCTCTACTTAATGGTGGAGATCGCTCACCGGGAGCAGAAAGTAGGGGCCCTCCGCCGCCGTATCAG GAGGCGGCCCCAGTTTACTATCCAAGTCCCAATCAGAGGAGACCTGCTAACCAGTTAACAGAAGAAGAACAAGTCAGAATTGCACAAAGAATAGGTCTTATACAACATTTACCCACAGGGATGTACGATGGAAGCAAGAAAAACAGAGA GTGTGTTATCTGTATGACGGAATTTGTCTACGGAGACTCAATACGTATTCTACCATGTATGCACATTTACCACATTGACTGTATTGACGACTGGCTGATGCGTTCATTTACATGCCCATCGTGTATGGAGCCCGTGGATGCAGCATTACTAGTATCATATGACCAAAACCAGTCACCATAA